The sequence TCTCCACCCAGGGTGTATCCACCTTTTAGCATTTCCTCTAGTACATATCTATCCCCTACTTTTGTTTTAATAGGCTCAAGACCTTCCCTTTGGCAAGCTAAGTCGAAGCCAAGGTTTGCCATCACAGTACTAACTACTACCCCGCCAGGAAGTTTGCCTTGCTCTTTTAAGTGTTTTCCGCAAATGGCTAGGATAAAATCTCCGTCTATCTCTGCACCGGTTTTGTCAATTGCTATTAGTCTATCTGCATCACCGTCAAAGGCAAAACCTAAATCTAGACCTTGCTCCACCACATATTTAGCCAGTTCTTCTGGGTGAGTAGATCCACAGTTTTTATTTATATTAGTGCCGTCTGGAGTGTTGAAAATAGTATGAACCTGGGCACCTAGCTCTTCAAATAGCTTAGGAGCCAAGTCATAAGCAGAACCATTGGCACAGTCAAGTCCTACTTTTATCCCATTAAATTTGTTACTTATTGTTGTTTTAAGGTATTCTAAGTACATGTTTTGAAGACTTTTGTCTTCTTTTACTATACCAACTTTTTCTCCAGTGGGGTAAGGCAGCTCTTTTTTGATGAAATATAACTCTTCGATTTCGTCTTCTACACTATCTTGAAGCTTAAAGCCCTCGTTAGAGAAGAACTTTATACCGTTATCTTCCATGGGGTTATGGGATGCTGAAATCATTACTCCCGCTACAGCTTCTGTATTTTTAGTAAGATAGGCTACTGCAGGTGTAGTTACAACACCTAACTTTATAACTTCGACACCAACAGAAGTGAAGCCCAATGACAAAGCTGCCTCTATCATATCACCTGAAATTCTTGTGTCTTTACCAATCAAAATTTTTGGATTAGTTTCATGTTTTGTAAAGTAGTATCCCGCGCAGCGAGCAATTCCATATACCAATTCAGGTGTTAGCACCTCATTTGCTACTCCTCTAATACCATCTGTTCCAAAAAGTTTACCCATTTTTTTACTACTCCCTTTCCTCTATAATTACTTGGATTTCCTCAGGTTCAAACACTACACCTTCTGGCCCATTTATCTGCACTGAAACTGTATGTTCTCCTTCTGTAAGGTCTGCTAAATCCACAAATAGTTCAATATCCTCTACTGCTATATTAGGTGGATATGTCACAGTACCTGATTGCTGGGATAGTTGTACCTCAAATCCCTCTTCTAGGTTTATGTATTGGATACTCACGGTATCCTGTATAGCGTCTTGTTCTACCACAACTTCGATTATAACATTGGTTTGATTTACCTGTAAAGAGTTTACATTTCTTTTATGAATATCCAGTATAGATACTGTTGTGGATATTTCAGTGCTCTGAGTGATTTCATCTAGGTTTACTGTAGCTAATACCGAAGCCACTCTCTCAAGTTCACTGACAGGTCCCGTTAAGGTTATATTACTAGGCCTTGCTGTTATACCCCTAAGGGTTACCCCCTCAGGTAATGTTCCTGTTGTCTCTATGGCTATACTAAAGTCAGTTGATGTAATTGGATCAATAACCACTGTTACATAATTTGGCAAGATAGATTGAACCACTCCACCAGCTATGGCTGTTGTGACTTCAAGGTTGTGGATTCCCTCTTCTAAATTCCTAACATCCACTGTAACCCTATGTTCCCTATTTACCATGTTATTTATAAATTCTTGACTACCCCTTATGACAATATCCACTGTTCCGGGAGTAACTAAGTACTGAAAGTCCCTATCTGAACCTATGATCTCCACTGGAACATTGGTTATGGTACGTGTGAATTCTGGTACGTTTGTATTTGGTTGTTGCCCAAAGACAAACAACCACAAAACAAGTGCCAGTAAAAGGGAAATTGCCTTAGTCCCTATATTCTTTCCATAGCTCTTCATCTTTTACCACCTCCAGGGCCACAGGCTGCTACTTTCTTGTTCATTACTTTGTAGCTCAAGGGAAAGCATTTCCCTTAATGTTTTTTCATCTAAATATCTGGTAAGCTTTCCATTTTGTGCCACTGATATAACCCCTGTCTCTTCAGATACCATTACAACTATGGCATCACTTACCTCACTTATACCAAGTCCAGCCCTATGCCTTGTACCAAGATCTTTGCTTATATCAGTGTTTTCACTTAAGGGTAGATAACATGTTGCTGCCACCACTCTATTACCCCTTATTATTACTGCTCCATCATGAAGGGGAGTCTTCTCAACGAATATATTGATTATTAGTTGAGAAGATATCACGGCATCGAGGATTACTCCTGACTCTATATGCTCGTTTAAACCAGTTTCTCGTTCTATAACAATAAGTGCTCCTGTTTTTGATTTAGCTAGATTTACCACGCCTCTAACAAGGTCCCCCAAAGCTTGATCGAACTCCTTTGGAGCTAAAAACCTAGTTGTTTTAAAGAATTTGCCTCGTCCAAGCTGCTCCAGTGCCTTTCTCAATTCCGGGTAAAATATTATAGGAAGGGCAACCAAACCCACAGTCATAGTCTGTGTTAATAGCCAGTTAATAGTATTCAACCCCAACCAACCAGTTATAACTGTAATAGTTAACAACACACCTACACCCTTTAGTAGTTGTACAGCCCTAGTTCCTCTAATCAACATCATTACTTTATAGAGGGCAAAAGCAACTATTATTATATCTATAATATCTATTATTTGAAAATGTGTAAGAACACGGGTTATGTATTGCCACATAAAAACCCCTCCACTTTTTTAAGTACCTGCTTATTATTATATTTACCTTTATAGGATATAATTAACTATTTCTACAAAAATACTTTATATTCCTTCACATATTTTTTTTATTTTCTCATCCCTTTGTATATTTAGGAATCTGGTGTTTTTCTGACACATATATCTAGCCACAAAGTAAACTTTTTTCATTGTAATAAATCAGCTACATCAATCTTTGATAGATTAATGTAGCTGTCTGGGACTGGGGCTTGGGCTTTTAAAAAAAGTCTTTTAATGCTTTGCGGCGTTCTTTTCTATAGTGGAGTGATGTAAGTGTTGCATCAGCTGCTATAAAAGACCAGATTACCCACAACAACCAACCTACATAGGATAATAAAAAAATACCAG comes from Alkalicella caledoniensis and encodes:
- the glmM gene encoding phosphoglucosamine mutase codes for the protein MGKLFGTDGIRGVANEVLTPELVYGIARCAGYYFTKHETNPKILIGKDTRISGDMIEAALSLGFTSVGVEVIKLGVVTTPAVAYLTKNTEAVAGVMISASHNPMEDNGIKFFSNEGFKLQDSVEDEIEELYFIKKELPYPTGEKVGIVKEDKSLQNMYLEYLKTTISNKFNGIKVGLDCANGSAYDLAPKLFEELGAQVHTIFNTPDGTNINKNCGSTHPEELAKYVVEQGLDLGFAFDGDADRLIAIDKTGAEIDGDFILAICGKHLKEQGKLPGGVVVSTVMANLGFDLACQREGLEPIKTKVGDRYVLEEMLKGGYTLGGEQSGHIIFLEHGTTGDGILTAVQLLDTLISLGQDLSDAKTILEKLPQVLINVKVNDKEKYLTSTKISSKVEEVEGKLGSTGRVLVRPSGTENLIRVMIEGKNPQEIKELAEEIASVIKTELA
- a CDS encoding CdaR family protein, which codes for MKSYGKNIGTKAISLLLALVLWLFVFGQQPNTNVPEFTRTITNVPVEIIGSDRDFQYLVTPGTVDIVIRGSQEFINNMVNREHRVTVDVRNLEEGIHNLEVTTAIAGGVVQSILPNYVTVVIDPITSTDFSIAIETTGTLPEGVTLRGITARPSNITLTGPVSELERVASVLATVNLDEITQSTEISTTVSILDIHKRNVNSLQVNQTNVIIEVVVEQDAIQDTVSIQYINLEEGFEVQLSQQSGTVTYPPNIAVEDIELFVDLADLTEGEHTVSVQINGPEGVVFEPEEIQVIIEERE
- the cdaA gene encoding diadenylate cyclase CdaA — its product is MWQYITRVLTHFQIIDIIDIIIVAFALYKVMMLIRGTRAVQLLKGVGVLLTITVITGWLGLNTINWLLTQTMTVGLVALPIIFYPELRKALEQLGRGKFFKTTRFLAPKEFDQALGDLVRGVVNLAKSKTGALIVIERETGLNEHIESGVILDAVISSQLIINIFVEKTPLHDGAVIIRGNRVVAATCYLPLSENTDISKDLGTRHRAGLGISEVSDAIVVMVSEETGVISVAQNGKLTRYLDEKTLREMLSLELQSNEQESSSLWPWRW